A genomic window from Acidobacteriota bacterium includes:
- a CDS encoding amino acid adenylation domain-containing protein produces MDTDQNLPSPTPATEPPTAGSHWIQQLVEAQARNTPDAIALESAEGDLTYRQLDRRANRLSHRLQRLGVRPEELVGICLDPGHHLIIAILATLKAGAAYLPLDPSYPKPRLQAMADDARLRWLVTHRDSSAAPEGPTVVEPVPAELEPEEHGDDSPPPLPSNPGGEALAYVIYTSGSTGRPKGVAVPHRGLFQVAAAQRRLFDIGTPRRLLLWAPASFDASVGDWLNALANGGTLVLAPREQLLPGPDFVRLLRDRRIDLLVLPPSVLDALPAETAAQLPDLRDIVCAGEALSMALIQRWAPGRRMFNFYGPTEATIWSTWAQVTESLITSPPIGQPLRGVTIQLVGPSLHPVDSEIPVEKKGSADRRSIGEMLIGGLTVTRGYLGRPGLTAERFLPDPQSVTPGARVYRTGDLAHRRADGQLEFVGRKDHQIKVRGLRIEPGEIEAALRSHPRIASAVALPGAEGRQLLAYTVSEGEAATTAELRKYLGDRLPRHMVPDLFIPLPELPLTANGKLDRAALPAANAEAGASGDAPASPTERQLASLWRQVLSLDGLSRDDDFFALGGHSLMVGQLLSRIRQQLGASLDLKEVFAASTLREMAARIDAIRSAAEAGTDEAPDSSMAAAGGTGGVLSPPPIRRHGAIHQVPLSFPQQRVWFLDRLVPGNIAYNANATVDFTGPLHPRILEDALQEIVRRHQIFRTTFHEQNGRPVQDVHPSAPVTLPVVDLSRVPEDHRREHAESLVRQEMSRPFRLGQLPLARWKLLRLAPEEHLLIQVEHHFVHDGWAFGVLMGEIKTLYDAFARGLPSPLPEPPVQYTDFALWQQEWLQGEVLEEHLEAWSRMLEGLPPTLELPTDHPRPRTQTLRGKGPRIELGEELGARLRSFARLHGLSLYVLMMAGFYALLHRYTGVRDAAVGTAMANRPLPELEQMPGMVVNTMVLRTRMEGNPGLLELARRVQESALKAWKYQSVPLEKLVERIAPDRDLSRNPLFQVMFSFHDSPVPDLEMKLPEGTLRGRIVERHNGSAKADLNIVVIPRAEQRAGQAQRPGDNHVSLIWEYNSQLFDDSTIERMIGHYRNLLESGMAAPEREVSALTMLSDEEEQQLELWQRPSHKPDLLRQAPVVHHAFLDHARRAPDEPAIQAGSVRWTYDELEQRSGALAADLRRRGVGPEKLVAVFCPRSSQLVLAALAVLRAGGAYMPLDPGAPRDRLKLLLEDSRASWVLAHPALRDTLPEPEGWELLELPEDDAPLPPRQDGSQQARIGLDREPEADQLAYVIYTSGSTGKPKAVAIPHRGLSNLSAWTRQVLGVSAMDRATLMANPSFDASVVEIWPYLSAGAELLIPEEAVRSNPAAIPPWLTEHTVTVCFLPTPLAEVVLDSLRKGDSATAEGGAKGEPAWKLRHLLTGGDRLHRLPPASLGIPLINLYGPTEASVVTTYGTLPSETDQGAESDRSPSIGRPVANVRAYILDGRGRKLPWGLPGELFLGGIAVGRGYLHRPGLTAERFLPDPWSPESGARMYRSGDLVKLRPDGNLEYLGRVDHQVKVRGFRIELGEIEAALLDHPAVAQAVVVAADAAGGKALAAYAVASEGARPLPAEDILEQLRRALPAYMVPSTLMELAELPLSSNGKVDRRRLPEPEFGASEAAFEEPDTEVEELVAEIWREVLERQRVGATDHFFDLGGHSLLAARVLARVRDEIGLELPLQTFFEAPTVRQLAHEIEEQLLAAG; encoded by the coding sequence ATGGATACTGACCAGAACCTACCTTCCCCTACCCCGGCCACCGAGCCGCCCACCGCTGGCTCCCACTGGATCCAACAGCTGGTAGAGGCTCAGGCTCGCAACACGCCTGACGCCATCGCACTGGAAAGTGCCGAAGGAGACCTCACCTACCGCCAGCTGGACCGCCGCGCCAATCGGCTGAGCCACCGCCTGCAGCGCTTGGGGGTGCGGCCGGAGGAGCTGGTGGGAATCTGCCTCGATCCGGGTCACCACCTCATCATCGCCATCCTGGCGACGCTCAAGGCCGGCGCCGCATACTTGCCCCTCGATCCGTCCTATCCAAAACCTCGACTCCAGGCCATGGCCGACGATGCTCGCCTACGCTGGCTGGTGACGCATCGGGATTCGTCCGCTGCTCCCGAGGGCCCGACCGTCGTCGAGCCCGTACCCGCAGAGCTCGAGCCGGAGGAGCATGGCGACGACTCGCCGCCACCGCTGCCCTCCAACCCCGGCGGCGAGGCGCTAGCCTACGTCATCTATACCTCCGGCTCCACCGGTCGTCCCAAAGGAGTCGCCGTGCCTCACCGGGGCCTGTTCCAGGTGGCTGCCGCCCAACGCCGGCTCTTCGATATCGGAACACCCCGGCGCCTCTTGCTGTGGGCTCCGGCGAGCTTCGACGCCTCCGTCGGTGATTGGCTCAACGCCCTCGCCAACGGCGGCACCCTCGTCCTGGCCCCTCGCGAGCAGCTGCTGCCGGGCCCCGACTTCGTTCGCCTCCTGCGCGACCGGCGGATCGATCTGCTGGTTCTGCCGCCTTCGGTGCTCGACGCACTGCCGGCGGAGACTGCGGCGCAACTACCGGATCTCCGGGACATCGTCTGCGCCGGCGAAGCGCTATCCATGGCGCTGATCCAGCGCTGGGCGCCCGGACGCCGGATGTTCAACTTCTACGGCCCCACCGAAGCCACCATCTGGTCGACCTGGGCTCAAGTCACGGAGAGCCTCATCACGTCGCCCCCCATCGGCCAGCCCCTGCGCGGGGTCACGATCCAGCTGGTGGGTCCTTCCCTGCACCCGGTTGACTCGGAGATACCGGTGGAAAAGAAGGGCTCCGCCGATCGGCGATCCATCGGGGAGATGCTCATCGGCGGTCTGACCGTCACCCGGGGCTATTTGGGGCGGCCGGGGCTCACCGCTGAGCGCTTCCTTCCCGACCCCCAGAGCGTGACTCCCGGCGCCCGGGTCTATCGCACCGGTGACCTGGCTCACCGCCGAGCCGACGGGCAGCTGGAATTCGTCGGCAGAAAAGACCACCAGATCAAGGTCCGCGGCTTGCGCATCGAGCCGGGGGAGATCGAAGCGGCGCTGCGCAGCCATCCCCGGATCGCCTCCGCGGTGGCTCTGCCCGGCGCCGAGGGTCGCCAGCTCCTCGCCTACACCGTCTCAGAAGGGGAAGCGGCCACCACTGCCGAGCTGCGCAAATACCTCGGCGACCGGCTGCCTCGACACATGGTTCCGGACCTCTTCATCCCTCTCCCGGAGCTGCCCCTCACCGCCAACGGCAAACTCGATCGGGCGGCCCTCCCGGCGGCGAACGCCGAGGCCGGCGCTTCCGGCGACGCCCCCGCCAGCCCCACCGAGCGCCAGCTGGCGAGTCTCTGGCGCCAGGTCCTCAGCCTCGACGGGCTCTCCCGGGACGATGACTTCTTCGCCCTTGGAGGACACTCCCTGATGGTGGGCCAGCTACTGTCGAGAATCCGTCAGCAGCTCGGCGCCAGCCTCGACCTCAAGGAGGTCTTCGCCGCCTCCACCCTGCGGGAGATGGCCGCCCGCATCGACGCCATCCGCTCCGCCGCAGAAGCTGGCACCGACGAAGCCCCCGACAGCTCGATGGCCGCCGCCGGCGGCACCGGCGGGGTTCTCTCGCCGCCGCCCATCCGGCGCCATGGTGCCATCCATCAGGTCCCCCTCTCCTTTCCGCAGCAGCGGGTGTGGTTTCTCGACCGCTTGGTGCCCGGCAACATCGCCTACAACGCCAACGCCACCGTGGACTTCACCGGCCCCCTGCATCCGAGGATCCTGGAAGACGCGCTGCAGGAGATCGTCCGCCGGCATCAAATCTTCCGCACTACCTTCCATGAGCAGAACGGACGACCGGTGCAGGATGTTCACCCCAGCGCCCCGGTGACCCTGCCGGTGGTGGACTTGAGCCGGGTCCCCGAAGACCACCGCCGAGAGCACGCCGAAAGCCTGGTGCGGCAGGAGATGTCCCGCCCCTTCCGCCTCGGGCAGCTGCCCCTGGCGCGCTGGAAGCTGCTGCGCCTGGCGCCGGAGGAGCACCTTCTGATCCAGGTGGAGCATCACTTCGTCCACGACGGCTGGGCCTTCGGCGTCCTCATGGGTGAGATCAAGACCCTCTACGACGCCTTCGCCCGAGGCCTGCCTTCCCCCCTCCCGGAGCCTCCGGTGCAATACACCGACTTCGCCCTCTGGCAGCAGGAGTGGCTGCAGGGTGAGGTTCTGGAGGAGCATCTGGAGGCCTGGAGCCGGATGCTCGAAGGCCTGCCCCCAACCCTCGAGCTGCCCACGGACCATCCCCGTCCCCGTACCCAAACCTTGCGCGGCAAGGGCCCCCGCATCGAGCTCGGCGAAGAGCTCGGCGCCCGGCTGCGCAGCTTCGCTCGCCTTCATGGCCTCAGCCTCTACGTGCTGATGATGGCTGGTTTCTACGCCCTCCTGCACCGCTACACCGGCGTTCGGGACGCGGCGGTGGGCACCGCCATGGCCAATCGGCCACTACCGGAGCTGGAACAGATGCCCGGCATGGTGGTCAACACCATGGTCCTGAGGACCCGCATGGAAGGCAATCCAGGCCTGCTGGAGCTGGCGAGGCGGGTGCAGGAGAGCGCCCTCAAGGCCTGGAAATATCAGAGCGTTCCCCTGGAAAAACTGGTGGAACGCATCGCGCCGGATCGCGACCTCAGCCGCAACCCCCTGTTCCAGGTGATGTTCAGCTTCCACGATTCGCCGGTGCCGGATCTCGAGATGAAGCTGCCGGAGGGGACTCTCCGCGGCCGCATCGTCGAACGCCACAACGGCTCCGCCAAGGCCGACCTCAACATCGTGGTCATTCCCCGGGCGGAGCAGCGCGCCGGGCAAGCCCAACGCCCCGGCGACAACCACGTCAGCCTGATCTGGGAATACAACAGTCAGCTCTTCGACGACTCCACCATCGAGCGCATGATCGGGCACTATCGCAACCTGCTGGAGAGTGGCATGGCCGCTCCCGAGCGGGAAGTGTCGGCGCTGACCATGCTCTCCGACGAAGAGGAACAGCAGCTCGAGCTATGGCAACGCCCCAGCCACAAGCCGGATCTCCTGCGGCAAGCGCCGGTGGTCCATCACGCCTTCCTCGACCACGCCCGGCGAGCTCCTGACGAGCCGGCGATCCAGGCTGGCTCCGTCCGCTGGACCTACGATGAGCTCGAGCAGCGCTCCGGCGCTCTCGCCGCCGATCTTCGACGCCGCGGCGTGGGGCCTGAAAAGCTGGTCGCGGTGTTCTGCCCCCGCTCGTCCCAGCTGGTACTGGCGGCGTTGGCTGTTCTGCGTGCCGGCGGAGCCTATATGCCGCTGGATCCGGGGGCGCCCCGGGACCGTTTGAAGCTCCTGCTGGAAGACTCTCGGGCCTCGTGGGTCCTGGCCCATCCCGCCCTGCGGGACACCCTGCCGGAGCCCGAAGGCTGGGAGCTCCTCGAGCTACCGGAGGACGATGCGCCCCTGCCGCCGCGACAGGACGGTTCTCAGCAGGCCCGTATTGGGCTCGACCGCGAACCGGAGGCGGATCAGCTGGCCTATGTCATCTATACCTCCGGCTCCACCGGCAAGCCCAAGGCCGTGGCCATCCCTCACCGGGGCCTCTCCAACCTCTCCGCCTGGACGCGCCAGGTCCTCGGGGTCAGCGCCATGGACCGCGCCACCCTGATGGCCAATCCCTCCTTCGACGCCTCGGTGGTCGAGATCTGGCCGTATCTGAGCGCCGGCGCCGAGCTGCTGATTCCGGAGGAGGCAGTGCGCAGCAATCCCGCCGCGATCCCACCGTGGCTGACGGAGCACACGGTCACCGTCTGCTTCCTCCCCACTCCCCTTGCAGAGGTGGTGCTCGACTCCCTGCGAAAGGGTGATTCAGCGACCGCCGAAGGCGGCGCCAAGGGAGAGCCGGCCTGGAAGCTCCGCCACCTGCTCACCGGCGGGGACCGCCTCCACCGGCTGCCTCCGGCCTCCCTGGGGATCCCCCTGATCAACCTCTATGGGCCCACCGAAGCGTCGGTGGTCACCACTTACGGAACCCTCCCTTCGGAGACGGACCAAGGCGCCGAGAGCGACCGCTCCCCCTCCATCGGCCGCCCGGTGGCCAACGTCCGCGCCTACATCCTCGACGGCCGAGGCCGGAAGCTCCCCTGGGGTCTGCCCGGCGAGCTCTTCCTCGGCGGCATCGCCGTCGGCCGCGGCTACTTGCACCGCCCCGGGCTCACCGCCGAGCGTTTTCTGCCGGATCCATGGAGCCCGGAGTCCGGAGCCCGCATGTACCGCAGCGGCGACCTGGTGAAGCTTCGTCCGGACGGCAATCTGGAGTACCTCGGCCGGGTCGACCATCAGGTCAAGGTGCGCGGCTTCCGCATCGAGCTGGGGGAGATCGAGGCCGCTCTGCTGGACCACCCGGCGGTGGCCCAAGCCGTGGTGGTGGCGGCGGATGCCGCCGGCGGCAAGGCCCTGGCAGCCTACGCCGTAGCCTCCGAAGGGGCTCGGCCGCTACCGGCGGAAGACATCCTCGAGCAGCTGCGCCGTGCCCTGCCCGCCTACATGGTCCCGAGCACCCTGATGGAGCTTGCCGAGCTGCCTCTCAGCAGCAATGGCAAGGTCGACCGGCGTCGCCTGCCGGAGCCTGAATTCGGCGCCTCGGAAGCCGCCTTCGAAGAACCCGATACGGAGGTCGAAGAGCTGGTCGCAGAGATCTGGAGGGAGGTGCTGGAACGGCAGCGGGTGGGAGCCACGGACCACTTCTTCGATCTCGGTGGCCACTCCCTGCTGGCCGCCCGGGTGCTGGCCCGGGTGCGCGACGAGATCGGTCTGGAGCTACCTCTTCAGACCTTCTTCGAAGCGCCCACCGTCCGTCAGCTGGCTCATGAAATCGAGGAGCAGCTCCTCGCAGCGGGCTAA